A segment of the Mugil cephalus isolate CIBA_MC_2020 chromosome 13, CIBA_Mcephalus_1.1, whole genome shotgun sequence genome:
AACGTGATCTGACGATGAAACACAAGTCTTTCTTCTTCCAGATGAAATAACAATGACATCAGTTTGCATTATCCTATTGATTTAGGCCCTATGATCACAACTCAGGAAGTGGGACGTACCACCCTTGATTGGACACAGAAAACAGCACCAGCACTCAGAAAAGAATGGGttgaaataactgaaataaagtaaaaaaagaaaatggaaaatgtacaacatctggaaactttgttttgttaattttgctTGCTAAAGGGTTCAGACTAAGGTGGCTTTCTCCGTCCTCCATTCTTTGcttgcaagttttttttatcccaGTAATATCCAAAATCTTATATGGTCAATTTATTGTTTCTAAATCTAATTTATTAAAATCCTTAAAGAGCAGATTATTATAAATGAGCTCATTTCAGGTAATGGTAAAAAATTGGtgttgtattatttgaatggGTACATTCATTATTTCACTGTTCAAAGATATGTTATTGTAAACTCTCAACTAAACGTTACAAATATTCTGAATATGAATTCATTATATTGAAAGTGTTTTCTCATGAGGAGGAATCTTACGTGAGGAGTACGCCAGTGTGAACCATGTACTGCATGCATTTGGCGCTCTGACGATAGTCATGGATCTATCCTCGGCGTACGACCGACCTCACTGGCTTGAGGACCTTTTCTCAGCGGCTGAACGACAGAGCCGCAACAGAGCTTACGCCAGCCGTTCTTCAGCTGGAGGACCGAGTAGAGGATGGGATTGAGCGCTGAGTTGGCCATTGTGAACGTGACCACCCAGAAGAACAATGTGGAGGACACGTGCAGGTGAGAGAGGAAGTTCCTGGCCAGGATGAGGACGGCGATGATGAAAATCGGGCTCCACATGATTAGGAAGGAGAGCACCAAAACCAGCATGGTGCGGAAGAGCTTCATGTCCTGGCGGGAGACCTGGTAGTCGGGGGAGTCTCCAGCTGGAGGCCGACTGTCTCTTTGTTGAAGCCTTCGTCTACAACTTTTAGCAATctacaaaaaatgttgttacAGAACATGTGAACAATGGTGAAATGATTAAACCATTTGTGATGTAACCTGGTAAACCTACATACTCCAATGTGACTCCAACATGTTGCAAACctccattaaaactattaaaatcaGAGTCATTTTCAATTATCTGTGTCACGCTAGTGTCTTCGTTGGTAGAAGCTGGTTGGTTGCCCAACGTAATGTTGACAATTGATAGTGGAAACTCTGAACCCAAACACGCCCAGGAGCCATTTTCAGCTTCAGTAATTAGAAAAGCACATATCTCTGTTCCCACAGTGACAGAGAATAATGTTCACAGAAGGTACAAAGACGAATGACAGGGCAAGAGAGTGCATCAACTGGTGAATGACTAATTAGTGGAAAGTGTTTTGTCAAATGAGCATTAATTCATAGCTGTTTATACATTCGGTTAAGCATCAGTGCTGTCAAAGTCTGTCAAAGACTGAGATAAACTCACCTGCAATATTTTGCTGTAACTCACAACAATTGTGAGTCCTGGCAGGAGGAAGCACAGGGCAGTGAAAGCCACGTTCCACACAATCTCTCCAGTCATGTCAGGCCATTTGAGAGTGCAAATGTGCACACGTTCCTGTGGAGAAATCAGAAATCTTACAAAAACAGACACGACTCAACGACGGGGAGATTTCTTTGAGTTCATCCGTCCGTTCATACGTGATCAGGGAAGTTCACTTCCATCACGGTGAAGAACAGGCTGAGGGGTAAGGTGCTAAGCGCGGAGTAGGCCCAGATGAAGACGATGGTGGCGGTCACCATCCTGGGGTTTAGCGTGTGCACGCTCTGAAGCCGGAGAATAGCCTGGACCCTCTCCACGCTGATGGAGGCCAGGGTAGTGATGGCGACGCAGCCGCTCATGCAAGTGACGAAAAGCACCGTGTGGCAGGCGCCGTACCCCAGCGTCCAGGACACGGTCCAACGCACCGCCACGATCAGCGGGATCATGCTGACAAACAGCACATCGGCCACGAACAAGTTGAGGGTCAGGATGGTCTTGTTGGCCAGAGGTTTGCGTTCGAAGGTCACGAGGGCTGCGGCTCCCACGTTCGCGGCCACCGAGGTCAGGAAGACCGTGGTGATGACCAGGGTCTCCATAATGGTGCTGGAAAAATGATCTGACTGGCTCACctcagagaagaaggaaaaataagtCATGTTCCCTATGTGGAGGAAGGGAGTGTGAGGGTCGACAGCCACGCGATGAAAAGACATTTTGATCCAAAGCGCCGTCCTCTCAGGTAGTCCGCCAGAAAAGCGAATGTGGAACAGGTGCTGATAAGGACTGAAGTGATGCaagagaaaggggagggggagtgATGGAGGGTGGCGACTAAAGCTTTCGGATGCTGTTTGCTTTGTGCGATACCTGGAAGGAAGTCAAACATTATAGATGTTCTTTGTGCTCGCATCTATCACTGTTTAGTTAAACATGCATTTATTCTGA
Coding sequences within it:
- the LOC125019075 gene encoding free fatty acid receptor 4-like, with the translated sequence MSFHRVAVDPHTPFLHIGNMTYFSFFSEVSQSDHFSSTIMETLVITTVFLTSVAANVGAAALVTFERKPLANKTILTLNLFVADVLFVSMIPLIVAVRWTVSWTLGYGACHTVLFVTCMSGCVAITTLASISVERVQAILRLQSVHTLNPRMVTATIVFIWAYSALSTLPLSLFFTVMEVNFPDHERVHICTLKWPDMTGEIVWNVAFTALCFLLPGLTIVVSYSKILQIAKSCRRRLQQRDSRPPAGDSPDYQVSRQDMKLFRTMLVLVLSFLIMWSPIFIIAVLILARNFLSHLHVSSTLFFWVVTFTMANSALNPILYSVLQLKNGWRKLCCGSVVQPLRKGPQASEVGRTPRIDP